One Lysinibacillus fusiformis genomic window carries:
- a CDS encoding YqgQ family protein: protein MDKMLDIYELLKTYGTYIYTRDPIGDLMLMEDEIRELYKSNVLDIKDYQMALLLIRQETTRLRVEQNKQ, encoded by the coding sequence ATGGATAAAATGTTAGATATTTATGAATTATTGAAAACATATGGCACTTATATTTATACACGTGATCCAATTGGTGATTTAATGTTAATGGAAGATGAAATTCGTGAGTTGTATAAGTCTAATGTACTGGATATTAAAGATTATCAAATGGCGTTATTATTGATTCGACAAGAAACAACAAGACTTCGTGTTGAACAAAATAAACAATAG
- a CDS encoding DUF2759 domain-containing protein, translating to MNLLMVIFGLVAILAVVGTFQAIKEKNLLSVVFNLLSAAVFGWFTIMTVIHSGYPPTLH from the coding sequence ATGAACTTATTAATGGTTATTTTTGGTCTAGTAGCGATCTTAGCAGTCGTTGGTACATTCCAAGCAATTAAAGAAAAGAACCTATTAAGCGTTGTTTTCAACTTATTAAGTGCAGCTGTATTTGGTTGGTTCACAATCATGACAGTTATCCATAGCGGATACCCACCAACATTACACTAA
- a CDS encoding LTA synthase family protein, translating into MKSIKWPKHSFMILAVVATWIKTVIVYHTSFEMKIENAMQQFILFINPLSFLLFTYGLSLFFKSPKARNRYILIVSVILSIVLYGNVAFYRFYNDFITLPVLFQTSNFGDLGTSAAAIISPWDLLYFTDVFILILANKYLPRMKAAVKVNVEFRRAFFVLAIAMTFLNLGLAETERPQLLTRSFDRELLVKNIGTYNYHLYDIYIQSKSSAQRALADGSELVEVNNYIRSNQAAINKDMFGKYKDRNLIVVSLESLQNFVINNDMDGHEITPFLNSLTKDPDTYYFSNFYHQTGLGKTSDSEFIVENSLFGLGRGAVFFTHGGNTYNSMAERLGENGYFTNVMHPNNKSFWNRDMMYKSLKINKFYDVDSYKVEEGQAVNWGMKDIPFFEQSAALMKDMPQPFYSRLITLTNHYPFTLDPDDVMIPEYTSNSGTLNRYFQTVRYMDEGIKDFFQALKDQDVYDNSIIVMYGDHYGISENHNKAMAQYLGKDSITPYDNALLQEVPLFVHIPGSGEGKEMQEVAGQLDLRPTILHLLGVETSKDMQIGADLFSPEHEDFVIFRDGRFVTDKYVYAGEACYDKATGEQIDGEPCQPYADRATIELENSDAIINGDLLRFYDEKTGNLKQDAVK; encoded by the coding sequence ATGAAATCAATAAAGTGGCCTAAACATTCATTTATGATACTAGCAGTCGTAGCAACTTGGATAAAAACGGTCATTGTTTATCACACAAGCTTTGAGATGAAAATAGAAAATGCGATGCAACAATTTATTTTGTTCATCAATCCGCTAAGTTTCTTATTGTTTACTTACGGTTTATCGTTATTCTTTAAATCACCTAAAGCAAGAAATCGTTATATTCTTATAGTCAGTGTCATTTTATCAATTGTCTTATATGGGAACGTTGCTTTCTATCGTTTCTACAATGACTTTATTACTTTACCGGTATTATTCCAGACAAGTAATTTTGGTGATTTAGGAACATCGGCAGCAGCCATTATTAGCCCTTGGGATTTATTGTACTTTACGGATGTATTCATTCTAATACTTGCGAATAAATACTTACCAAGAATGAAAGCAGCAGTAAAAGTTAACGTTGAATTCCGTCGTGCATTCTTCGTATTAGCTATTGCAATGACTTTCTTAAACTTAGGTTTAGCGGAAACAGAGCGTCCACAACTTTTAACACGTAGCTTTGACCGTGAATTACTTGTGAAAAATATCGGTACGTACAACTACCATTTGTATGATATTTATATTCAGTCTAAATCTTCTGCACAACGCGCATTAGCAGATGGCAGTGAATTAGTAGAAGTGAATAACTATATTCGATCAAATCAGGCAGCTATCAATAAAGATATGTTTGGAAAATACAAGGATCGTAATCTTATTGTTGTATCACTTGAGTCTTTACAAAACTTTGTGATTAATAATGATATGGACGGCCATGAAATTACACCGTTCTTAAACTCTTTAACAAAAGATCCAGACACATATTATTTCAGTAATTTCTACCACCAAACAGGTCTAGGGAAAACATCTGACTCAGAATTTATTGTTGAAAACTCATTATTTGGCCTTGGTCGTGGTGCAGTATTCTTCACACATGGTGGAAACACGTATAACTCGATGGCTGAGCGTCTTGGAGAAAATGGTTACTTTACAAACGTTATGCACCCGAACAACAAATCGTTCTGGAATCGTGACATGATGTACAAATCATTAAAAATCAATAAATTTTATGATGTAGACTCATATAAAGTTGAAGAAGGGCAAGCAGTCAACTGGGGAATGAAAGATATTCCATTCTTTGAGCAATCTGCTGCATTAATGAAAGATATGCCACAGCCTTTCTACTCTCGTTTAATTACGTTAACGAACCACTATCCATTTACATTGGATCCAGATGATGTAATGATTCCTGAATATACTTCGAACTCAGGTACATTGAATCGTTACTTCCAAACAGTTCGTTACATGGACGAAGGTATTAAAGACTTCTTCCAAGCATTAAAAGATCAAGATGTCTATGATAACTCAATTATCGTTATGTACGGCGACCATTATGGTATTTCTGAAAACCATAACAAAGCAATGGCACAGTACTTAGGTAAGGATAGTATTACACCTTATGATAATGCCTTGTTACAAGAAGTACCTTTATTCGTCCATATTCCTGGTTCTGGTGAAGGTAAAGAAATGCAGGAGGTAGCTGGTCAATTGGATTTACGTCCAACGATTTTACACCTTCTAGGAGTGGAAACGTCAAAAGATATGCAAATAGGTGCAGATTTATTCTCTCCTGAGCATGAGGATTTTGTTATTTTCCGTGACGGTCGTTTTGTAACTGACAAATATGTCTATGCTGGAGAAGCTTGCTACGACAAAGCAACAGGTGAGCAAATCGATGGTGAGCCATGTCAGCCTTATGCTGATCGTGCAACAATTGAATTAGAAAACTCTGATGCGATTATTAATGGAGACTTACTCCGTTTCTATGATGAAAAGACGGGTAACTTAAAGCAAGACGCAGTGAAATAA
- a CDS encoding TlpA family protein disulfide reductase gives MQRKKIIFMIFSVILIISLIGIAVKNEMSKETAINLIVDKKDGTKQIAFDTKLTQLDESTTTLEEYKGKILIINFWASWCGPCQEEAPDLKDFYDNKPDNVELLAINATSSDSRENAIKFKELYNLSFPIFLDLDRSLGKSLEVMAFPTTFIINAEGILKYTIKGQVNQKQLDKLLATL, from the coding sequence ATGCAGCGTAAGAAAATTATTTTTATGATATTTTCAGTGATATTGATCATTTCACTCATTGGGATTGCTGTTAAAAATGAAATGTCTAAAGAAACGGCAATAAATTTGATCGTTGATAAAAAAGATGGGACCAAACAAATTGCCTTTGACACGAAATTGACGCAATTAGATGAGTCAACGACAACATTGGAAGAATATAAAGGAAAAATCCTCATCATTAACTTTTGGGCTTCTTGGTGCGGTCCTTGTCAAGAAGAAGCGCCCGACTTAAAAGATTTTTATGACAACAAACCTGATAATGTTGAGTTATTAGCAATAAATGCAACCTCATCAGACAGTCGTGAAAATGCCATTAAATTTAAGGAACTGTATAATTTAAGTTTTCCTATATTTCTAGATTTAGATAGATCGCTAGGTAAATCATTAGAGGTAATGGCTTTTCCAACAACATTTATTATTAATGCTGAAGGCATTCTAAAGTATACAATAAAAGGTCAAGTCAATCAAAAGCAGTTAGATAAATTGCTAGCCACTCTTTAG